The Humulus lupulus chromosome 4, drHumLupu1.1, whole genome shotgun sequence genome has a window encoding:
- the LOC133832878 gene encoding uncharacterized protein LOC133832878, whose translation MRVLDDEVDDIDNAYEEAQDRSSLSANRFNFNDLYVSDDDDSENESALEIQPYLMEETGLVEGGLMELTSEHQLGVKVCSYLVDDVSSDVEFVHNFCCKMFNYSISIMNN comes from the exons ATGCGTGTTCTCGATGATGAGGTGGATGACATTGACAATGCATATGAGGAAGCTCAAGATAGAAGCTCCCTTTCTGCTAATAGGTTTAATTTTAACGACCTTTATGTTAG TGATGATGACGACTCTGAGAATGAGTCAGCACTTGAAATTCAGCCATACTTGATGGAAGAAACAGGATTGGTGGAAGGAGGTTTGATGGAGCTAACCAGTGAACATCAGCTTGGGGTCAAGGTCTGTAGCTATCTAGTGGATGATGTTTCGTCTGATGTAGAATTTGTGCATAATTTTTGTTGCAAAATGTTTAATTATTCAATTAGTATTATGAATAACTAA